The following proteins are encoded in a genomic region of Anaerolineae bacterium:
- a CDS encoding NAD-dependent epimerase/dehydratase family protein — protein MTKKAAQKVLVTGGGGFLGSAIVRRLVERGDHVRSFSRGFYQELASLGVEQVRGDIGDKDAVEGACKGMDLVFHVAAKAGVWGDYFEYYNTNVIGTENVVAACIKHKVPRLVHTSSPSVIFNGTDMEGVDESIPYANKFHAHYPKTKAIAEQNVINAARDDLMTIILRPHLIWGPEDNHLVPGIIARAKRLVRVGDGKNLVDTIYIDNAADAHILAADRLQENHKLSGNVYFISQGEPVFLWEMINNILKAAGLGPVKRSISRRTAWVIGAMLEACFKFFKLSGEPQMTRFVAEELATAHWFDISAAKNDLGYIPKRSTEEGLRRLELWLKNGYLKRS, from the coding sequence ATGACAAAAAAAGCGGCGCAGAAAGTTCTGGTTACAGGAGGCGGAGGTTTTCTGGGCAGCGCGATAGTAAGGCGTCTTGTGGAAAGGGGCGATCATGTCCGCAGCTTTTCGCGCGGCTTTTACCAGGAGCTTGCCTCTCTGGGGGTTGAGCAGGTTCGAGGCGATATAGGCGACAAAGATGCTGTTGAAGGGGCATGCAAAGGCATGGATCTTGTTTTTCATGTTGCGGCAAAGGCGGGAGTCTGGGGCGATTATTTTGAATATTATAATACAAATGTTATTGGAACTGAAAACGTTGTTGCCGCCTGCATTAAGCATAAGGTTCCAAGACTTGTCCATACAAGTTCGCCGAGTGTTATCTTTAACGGAACAGACATGGAGGGGGTAGATGAATCAATTCCTTATGCAAATAAGTTTCATGCTCATTATCCTAAAACAAAAGCAATTGCCGAACAAAATGTTATAAATGCCGCAAGAGATGATTTGATGACGATTATATTAAGACCTCATTTAATATGGGGGCCGGAAGATAACCATCTTGTCCCTGGAATTATTGCAAGAGCAAAAAGGCTTGTAAGGGTCGGGGACGGCAAAAACCTTGTGGATACAATCTACATAGACAATGCTGCTGATGCCCATATTCTGGCGGCGGACAGATTACAAGAAAACCACAAACTTTCAGGCAATGTCTATTTTATAAGCCAGGGAGAACCTGTTTTTTTGTGGGAAATGATAAACAATATTTTAAAAGCAGCAGGGCTTGGTCCTGTAAAGCGTTCAATATCACGGAGAACGGCCTGGGTGATAGGGGCCATGCTTGAAGCCTGCTTCAAATTTTTCAAACTGTCAGGTGAGCCGCAGATGACGCGTTTTGTAGCAGAGGAGCTGGCTACAGCGCACTGGTTCGACATAAGCGCCGCTAAAAATGATTTAGGATACATCCCAAAGCGTTCCACGGAGGAAGGGTTGCGACGTCTTGAACTCTGGTTAAAGAACGGTTACCTTAAAAGGAGTTAA
- a CDS encoding (Fe-S)-binding protein, which translates to MATRYGLQKWYPDFFDRFGALTVFDLLMEYIKSGRIKLDKSKITQRVAYHDPCNYGRKSEELFGHGYYEEPRWILDRCVSDWVDLYPSKGNQYCCGGGGGTLLTPYREERLYYGRKKIEQIKRSGAEMVVLPCHSCHGQIKAALENNGMSDIPVKYLWEVVADVLIVG; encoded by the coding sequence ATGGCAACCCGGTACGGGCTGCAAAAATGGTATCCGGACTTTTTTGACCGGTTTGGAGCTTTAACGGTATTTGATCTTTTGATGGAGTATATTAAGTCTGGCAGGATAAAACTCGATAAATCAAAGATTACACAGCGTGTTGCCTATCACGATCCGTGCAACTATGGCCGCAAGTCTGAAGAACTTTTTGGTCATGGATATTATGAAGAGCCACGGTGGATTCTTGATCGGTGTGTTTCCGACTGGGTAGATCTTTATCCCTCAAAAGGCAATCAGTATTGCTGTGGCGGCGGCGGCGGCACTCTGCTTACACCGTACCGTGAGGAGCGGCTTTACTATGGCCGCAAAAAAATAGAACAGATAAAAAGAAGCGGCGCTGAGATGGTGGTTTTGCCGTGCCACAGTTGTCACGGGCAGATAAAAGCAGCTTTAGAGAATAATGGCATGTCTGATATACCGGTAAAATATCTCTGGGAAGTTGTTGCCGATGTTCTAATTGTTGGTTGA
- a CDS encoding PocR ligand-binding domain-containing protein — protein sequence MSLTDILPLEKWVEFENEINRRSGLDANVYGTDGIRITDNKNWANRLCPAIKATDKGQSFICAVANMNLASQAMNTGKPVIEECDAGLIKIAVPIFAGDEFIGSVGACGLLIEDGEVDTFLINKTTGIDEDKIEGLSRDIKIISKDDADSITDYIRRQINRFVKDYVNKQHGAEVTSESIAELTLSAKPSFLSTNN from the coding sequence ATGAGTTTAACAGACATACTGCCTCTTGAAAAATGGGTTGAATTTGAAAATGAAATCAACAGAAGGTCAGGTCTTGATGCTAATGTTTATGGAACCGATGGTATCAGGATAACAGACAATAAAAACTGGGCAAACAGGCTTTGTCCTGCTATTAAGGCAACTGACAAGGGACAAAGCTTTATTTGTGCTGTTGCAAACATGAATTTAGCTTCTCAGGCCATGAATACAGGAAAGCCTGTTATAGAAGAATGTGACGCAGGCCTGATTAAAATTGCCGTCCCCATATTTGCAGGGGATGAATTTATAGGCTCGGTTGGAGCCTGCGGGCTTTTAATTGAAGACGGGGAGGTTGACACTTTCCTTATAAACAAAACAACCGGTATTGATGAAGATAAGATAGAAGGCCTTTCAAGGGACATTAAAATAATTTCAAAAGATGATGCCGATTCTATTACAGATTATATCCGGAGACAGATTAACCGGTTTGTCAAAGACTATGTAAACAAACAACATGGCGCTGAGGTAACATCTGAATCAATAGCGGAGCTCACGCTCAGCGCGAAGCCGTCATTCCTGTCAACCAACAATTAG
- a CDS encoding GTPase-associated system all-helical protein GASH — MTDSILQSFLDKRFIKTDESENIANLNKAVAELQKRLSKNKEKIITYTLVALDPTISDDEPIVQEVEALIIKKWSAFRNSVAKTKDIPITYVQAVILEALNNLSKDENLAAIIWHTGCNIISHYKLAGQEEVLTHFLLEIGNKVEEVARNNWSILENAKIDAIAPIELTLPKVSQGRVGEAELQGHLIAAAVHSPWAPQAGGGENPSPQSTGNFHWPKFFAERAAKGLSEVINAALSTQNNSLKSISDSIQESIGSYLANLKPHLEQVSSSILRSSQSLNKRSDLIWWKQALYSHRLDSGYRALDPLALAMSMAVDLADNVSPIHPKSVDFFLKEALRDVLSDETDKEVAVTELLEQLQQLSDAEKQLLEDLCNESESRKSLGACMADMMKKKMNADEFFKRTGLVKRAKISLGELTVWLFHDLQASTLANTK, encoded by the coding sequence ATGACTGATTCAATTCTTCAATCTTTTCTCGATAAACGATTTATTAAAACTGATGAATCTGAAAACATTGCTAATCTAAATAAGGCCGTTGCGGAACTTCAAAAACGGCTCAGTAAAAACAAGGAAAAGATAATTACCTATACGTTGGTGGCTCTTGATCCTACTATTTCTGATGACGAACCTATTGTTCAAGAAGTAGAAGCTTTAATCATAAAAAAATGGTCAGCCTTTCGAAACAGCGTCGCTAAAACAAAGGATATACCAATTACCTATGTCCAAGCAGTTATCCTCGAAGCATTAAATAACCTCAGCAAAGATGAAAATTTGGCTGCCATTATTTGGCATACAGGATGCAATATCATCAGCCATTACAAACTGGCAGGACAGGAAGAAGTGTTAACTCATTTTTTATTGGAAATTGGAAATAAGGTCGAAGAAGTTGCCCGGAATAATTGGAGTATTTTGGAAAATGCTAAAATTGATGCCATTGCCCCAATTGAACTTACTCTACCAAAAGTTAGCCAAGGAAGGGTTGGTGAAGCTGAGTTGCAAGGCCATTTAATAGCTGCGGCAGTTCATTCTCCCTGGGCGCCACAAGCAGGTGGAGGTGAAAATCCCAGTCCTCAATCAACTGGTAATTTTCATTGGCCGAAATTTTTTGCTGAAAGAGCTGCAAAAGGACTTTCTGAAGTAATTAATGCCGCCTTATCCACCCAAAACAATTCACTAAAATCTATTTCGGATTCTATTCAGGAATCTATAGGTTCATACCTTGCTAACCTAAAACCGCATCTGGAACAGGTATCTTCTTCCATATTGCGGAGTTCTCAATCATTAAACAAACGCAGTGATCTGATTTGGTGGAAACAAGCGCTTTATTCTCACAGATTAGATTCCGGTTACCGAGCATTAGACCCGTTAGCTCTGGCCATGTCTATGGCAGTTGATCTGGCTGATAACGTTTCTCCAATTCATCCCAAAAGCGTTGATTTTTTCTTGAAAGAAGCATTACGCGATGTGCTGAGCGATGAAACGGACAAGGAAGTTGCGGTAACTGAACTGTTGGAGCAACTGCAACAACTTTCTGATGCTGAAAAGCAGTTGCTGGAAGATTTGTGCAATGAAAGTGAAAGTCGAAAATCATTAGGAGCTTGTATGGCAGATATGATGAAGAAAAAAATGAACGCTGATGAGTTTTTTAAACGTACCGGTTTAGTAAAAAGAGCCAAAATATCTTTAGGAGAACTCACTGTCTGGTTGTTTCACGATCTCCAAGCCAGCACACTTGCTAATACGAAATAA
- a CDS encoding 4Fe-4S dicluster domain-containing protein, with the protein MEAITSRNRSEIKDKAPLRPINNVTDMCMACGTCSAGCPITGVEGFDPRKIVRMVLMGMDKELVESKLPWLCTMCGKCEYACPMGINIVNLIRTARGMVKRENVPGMIHKGVELDLKTGNNLGLPKEDFVFIIEDVGEELAGEPGFSDFKVLFDKKGANLLHTLHNKLVNTQNEDLKHWWKIFHIAKEDWTIPSRNWEGVNWGLFSGDDEAMKCFVGRIVENMEKLEITNLMYPE; encoded by the coding sequence ATGGAAGCAATCACATCAAGAAACAGATCTGAAATAAAGGATAAAGCTCCTCTGCGTCCAATAAATAATGTTACTGATATGTGTATGGCCTGCGGGACATGTTCTGCAGGATGCCCCATTACGGGCGTTGAAGGGTTTGATCCCAGAAAGATAGTTCGAATGGTACTTATGGGTATGGATAAAGAGCTTGTAGAATCCAAACTTCCGTGGCTCTGCACCATGTGTGGAAAATGCGAATATGCCTGCCCAATGGGAATAAACATTGTAAACCTTATTCGCACGGCACGCGGAATGGTCAAAAGAGAGAATGTGCCGGGAATGATTCATAAGGGAGTTGAACTCGACCTTAAGACCGGAAACAATCTTGGTCTTCCAAAGGAAGATTTTGTTTTTATAATTGAAGACGTTGGAGAGGAGCTGGCTGGAGAGCCTGGATTTTCTGATTTTAAAGTTCTTTTTGACAAAAAGGGGGCTAATCTTCTGCACACTCTGCACAACAAACTAGTGAACACTCAGAATGAAGACCTGAAACACTGGTGGAAAATTTTCCATATAGCAAAGGAAGACTGGACAATACCAAGCCGGAACTGGGAAGGCGTGAACTGGGGCCTTTTTTCCGGTGACGATGAAGCAATGAAGTGTTTTGTCGGCCGTATTGTGGAAAACATGGAGAAACTTGAGATTACCAATCTCATGTATCCGGAATGA
- a CDS encoding FAD-dependent oxidoreductase, with the protein MDNQTAKILVVGAGISGIRAALDFANMGYHVCIIEKSPGVGGILTQLDYQFPDNHCGMCRMLPMIDRDICSQFCLRKGLFHDNITVLTSTEMVSIEGNPGHLKVVLSRQPGGVDPELCSNCGACEKVCPVTVPDTFNAGLVERRAICLPVPHQTISAYSIDWDACTKCGECEKACPAGAIKMDSETEVFEMEDVAVVILATGTKLFNPDSVDLYGYGGFPNVVTSTAFERILSSSGPYKGRFVRPSDGREIKRVAWIQCVGSRNVMTGADYCSNACCMFAIKEALLAREKMAKDAETIIFYMDMRTFGRDFQRYRDRAEKESGVRFVRCRPHSIEPGDNPGDLRLRYVDSKQRPIEEDFDMVVLSTGKEPEQKLPDYAQHEGVFVVESARNLKDISGSVIGAEVAAGRAFRMLKKLGVTPPDAGTQEKMAGHAKAFEDRPLVQVVLCECDRIPDIGSLMDRLKPELEKFPGRLNIVRIKPLCNDKGLDEVKRITGENAANRLLFAACNKYVLRPGLKKLEEDTGLFPSLVEVVDIQPYKERGFDSLIKELEMAISRLRSRRVLNENSRAVEGRALVVGSGPAGLSAALALADNNIKVVLVEKSETLGGNLKYIHDDELKQSIEAILNEVENNSAIKILKGAELMSSFGIPGQFTSKISRRSGGEKTIHHGVTILATGGKPAQTDSYNIANHKRVVTLFEMEKIINDPSFAKQPVKSVVMIQCAGTREEPRNYCSRICCISALNNAMKIKQIHPESEVYIFYRDMMTYGDSESIYTEARTKGIMFIPFDLNSKPEVVIESDGPVVKGFDPFLGVQVNLKPDWISLAVGVVPNPAEDLVKIFGIEITQDGFIKEADSKWRPVDTGQEGVFVCGLARAPARAEEAMQEGEAAAQRALRILSRNEITPQRLTARVRHSICSACGLCIEVCPFNARYMDIEEGKIMVDIASCQGCGACAAICPNSATLMVDFEDDGIMNVIEAAL; encoded by the coding sequence ATGGATAATCAAACAGCTAAAATACTGGTTGTTGGTGCTGGAATAAGCGGAATCCGTGCAGCGCTCGATTTTGCAAATATGGGCTATCATGTGTGTATCATTGAAAAATCACCGGGCGTTGGAGGAATTCTTACGCAACTTGATTACCAATTCCCTGATAATCATTGCGGAATGTGTCGTATGCTTCCAATGATTGATCGTGATATTTGCTCTCAATTCTGCTTAAGAAAAGGCCTTTTTCACGACAACATCACTGTTCTTACTTCAACTGAAATGGTTTCGATAGAGGGCAATCCAGGTCATTTGAAAGTAGTTCTTTCCAGACAACCAGGGGGAGTTGACCCTGAGTTATGCTCTAACTGCGGAGCCTGCGAGAAAGTCTGCCCGGTGACGGTTCCAGATACCTTCAACGCTGGTTTAGTAGAACGCAGGGCTATTTGTCTTCCTGTACCGCATCAGACAATAAGCGCTTATTCAATAGACTGGGATGCATGCACAAAGTGCGGCGAATGTGAGAAAGCATGCCCTGCCGGCGCGATAAAAATGGATAGCGAAACTGAAGTCTTTGAAATGGAAGATGTGGCAGTAGTTATTCTTGCAACAGGCACAAAGCTGTTCAATCCGGATTCTGTGGATCTCTATGGCTACGGGGGTTTCCCGAACGTTGTTACTTCTACTGCCTTTGAGAGGATACTGAGCAGCAGCGGCCCATATAAAGGGCGGTTTGTAAGACCTTCCGATGGAAGAGAGATAAAAAGGGTTGCATGGATTCAATGCGTTGGGTCCAGAAATGTTATGACAGGCGCTGATTATTGCTCCAACGCCTGTTGTATGTTTGCAATCAAAGAGGCCCTCCTTGCGCGCGAGAAAATGGCAAAAGATGCTGAGACAATAATTTTTTATATGGATATGCGGACTTTTGGGCGCGATTTCCAGCGATATCGTGACAGAGCAGAAAAGGAATCCGGCGTACGTTTTGTCCGATGCCGCCCGCACAGCATTGAGCCTGGAGATAATCCAGGCGACCTCCGGCTAAGATATGTGGATTCAAAACAGAGGCCGATAGAAGAGGACTTTGATATGGTAGTCCTTTCAACCGGCAAGGAACCGGAACAAAAGTTGCCTGATTATGCGCAGCATGAAGGGGTTTTTGTAGTTGAATCGGCTCGGAATCTCAAGGATATCTCAGGGTCTGTTATAGGAGCAGAAGTTGCTGCAGGCAGAGCATTCCGAATGTTAAAGAAACTGGGAGTTACGCCCCCTGATGCCGGCACACAAGAGAAGATGGCCGGACATGCAAAAGCATTTGAAGACAGGCCTCTGGTTCAGGTGGTTTTGTGTGAATGTGACCGAATTCCTGATATTGGTTCGCTGATGGACCGGTTGAAGCCGGAGCTGGAGAAATTTCCCGGCAGGTTGAATATTGTCAGGATAAAACCGCTTTGCAACGACAAAGGATTGGACGAGGTAAAGCGAATAACAGGCGAAAATGCTGCAAACAGGCTGCTTTTTGCAGCATGCAATAAATACGTTTTAAGGCCAGGGTTAAAAAAACTTGAGGAAGATACCGGGCTTTTCCCGTCACTTGTGGAAGTAGTTGATATTCAGCCATATAAAGAACGCGGTTTTGATTCTCTGATCAAAGAGCTGGAAATGGCAATTAGTAGATTACGATCGAGAAGAGTACTGAATGAAAACTCGCGCGCTGTTGAAGGCAGGGCTCTGGTTGTTGGAAGTGGTCCCGCTGGTTTATCTGCTGCTTTAGCTCTGGCGGATAATAACATTAAGGTAGTTCTGGTTGAAAAGTCCGAAACCCTTGGCGGAAACCTGAAATATATCCACGATGATGAACTGAAACAATCTATTGAGGCGATTTTAAATGAAGTAGAAAATAACTCGGCAATTAAAATTCTTAAAGGTGCTGAGCTGATGAGTAGTTTCGGCATACCAGGTCAATTCACTTCAAAAATAAGCCGGAGATCAGGGGGCGAGAAAACAATACATCACGGCGTGACAATACTTGCGACAGGAGGTAAACCAGCTCAAACAGATTCTTACAATATTGCTAATCATAAGCGGGTTGTGACCCTTTTTGAGATGGAAAAAATCATAAATGACCCTTCTTTTGCAAAGCAGCCTGTGAAGTCCGTGGTTATGATTCAATGCGCAGGGACAAGGGAGGAACCCCGAAACTATTGCAGCAGAATATGCTGTATTAGTGCTCTTAATAATGCCATGAAGATTAAACAGATTCATCCTGAATCCGAGGTTTACATCTTCTACAGGGACATGATGACCTATGGAGATTCGGAAAGTATATATACTGAAGCGCGAACAAAGGGGATTATGTTTATACCTTTTGATTTGAACTCAAAGCCGGAAGTGGTTATTGAGTCTGATGGGCCGGTAGTGAAAGGATTTGATCCTTTTCTTGGAGTTCAGGTAAATCTTAAACCGGACTGGATATCTCTTGCAGTTGGAGTTGTTCCGAATCCTGCCGAAGATCTGGTAAAGATTTTTGGTATTGAAATAACACAGGACGGTTTCATCAAAGAGGCTGACAGCAAGTGGAGGCCTGTGGATACAGGTCAAGAGGGGGTTTTTGTGTGTGGGCTGGCAAGGGCACCTGCAAGAGCGGAAGAAGCCATGCAGGAAGGAGAGGCGGCGGCGCAACGGGCATTACGCATATTGTCCAGGAATGAAATCACTCCCCAGCGGCTTACAGCACGTGTCCGTCATTCTATCTGTTCTGCATGCGGGTTATGCATAGAGGTCTGTCCTTTTAATGCGCGTTATATGGATATAGAGGAAGGAAAGATCATGGTGGACATTGCTTCGTGCCAGGGATGCGGAGCATGTGCTGCAATATGCCCGAACAGCGCTACATTAATGGTTGATTTTGAAGATGATGGAATAATGAATGTCATAGAGGCTGCGTTATAA